The genomic interval TATAGCTTCAAATCATTACATATAGTCGCTTCtgatctttatttattttctttgataaaaGCTTCACTGATACTTTCACAACTACTTCATTCTTCTGAAAAAaacttcaacaacaacaaaaagaaaatggtGGCTGTCTTCTACAAAGACATGTTGAGCTGGTACTTACTAACCCTCAAGATCCGCGAAAAACTAGAAACCGAAAACCAAGGATCCGAACCTGTTAACCAAGATCAAAGCCTCCGCCCTTTACAAGTCACCAGATCCGATCAAGACCAAAACAATCATAACCACGAGCAGACTCTATCCGAAACCGGTAAGATCGAGGTAACCAAAGAGAGCCCAAGAGAGACACGAGATGATTGGGTGATCTCAATCACTGACAAACTCGAGCAAGCAAATAGAGATGACGACACGACCATCTGGGGAAAGCTCTGTATCTACAGAGTTCCATATTACTTGCAAGAAAACGACAACCAATCGTATTTTCCTCAGACCGTGTCTCTTGGTCCGTACCATCATGGCAAGAAACGGCTCCGGTCCATGGACCGACACAAATGGCGTGCGGTCAATAGAATCTTGAAACGTACGAaccaaagcattaaaatatatattgacgCAATGAGCGAGCTCGAGGAGAAGGCTCGAGCTTGCTATGAAGGGCCTTTGGGTTTGAGCAGTAACGAGTTCGTGGAAATGCTTGTTCTTGATGGTTGCTTTGTGCTTGAGCTCTTCAGAGGAGCCGTTGAAGGATTTACCGAACTCGGGTAAGCCTGGTTTCAATTATTGGTTGTTTCCGGTTATCTCTAAAAATTACTAAACCGATCTCaatcattttgattttgaattattGTTTTGTGTAGATATGCACGTAATGATCCGGTGTTTGCGATGAGAGGATCAATGCATTCAATTCAACGTGATATGATAATGCTAGAAAATCAACTTCCTTTGTTCATTCTAAACCGGTTATTAGAGCTACAGCTTGGTACAAAGAGCCAAACCGGTTTAGTGGCCCAATTAGCAGTTCGGTTCTTTGATCCACTAATGCCAACGGACGAGCCAATGACCAAAACCGACCAGTCAAAACTCGAGAACTATCTGGCAGGAGATAAAGCCTTTGATCCATTTGCCGACATGGGGGAGTTGCACTGTCTTGATGTTTTTCGTCGAAGTCTGCTCCGGTCTAGTCCTAAACCGGAGCCGAGGTTATCAAGAAGGAGATGGTCTAGGAACACGCGTGTGGCAGACAAGCGCCGACAACAGCTGATACATTGCGTGACGGAACTGAAAGAGGCCGGTATCAAGTTCAGGAGAAGAAAAACCGACCGGTTTTGGGATATTCAATTCAATAACGGTTATCTAGAGATACCGAGGCTACTTATTCATGATGGTACGTTCACGTTTTCCAGACTACATATCTCTTTTTAATTCCCTGCCCCCATATTAGGTAGGATCATAACGTGATATCCAGCTAGCTGTATAAAAAGTaatgtcatatttatttatttattcatcaTATATCAAATGGCTTAGTAAAGATATGTAATCAATGATGCAAGAAATGTAACAGACTAAAAGAGTGTGCACATTTTTTTGTAGGTACCAAATCTCTTTTCTTGAACCTTATAGCTTTTGAGCAGTGTCATATTGACTCGAGCAATGACATAACGTCCTACATAATCTTCATGGACAATTTAATAGATTCCCATGCAGATGTGAGCTACTTACACTACTGCGGTATTATCGAACATTGGCTAGGGAGCGATGCTGAGGTTGCGAATTTGTTCAACCGGTTATGTGAAGAAGTTGTTTTTGATACAGAAGATAGTTATCTATCTCGGTTATCAGCTGAGGTTAACCGTTATTACAATCAAAAGTGGAATGCTTGGAGAGCTGCCTTGAAACACAAGTATTTCAACAATCCATGGGCAGTTGTCTCTTTCTGTGCTGCAGTTATTCTACTAGTCCTCACATTATGTCAGAGTTTTTATGCTGTTTATGCTTATTATAAGCCACCTTCTTAACTATCATTATTTTAATAGCTTCGTTTGGTTTTCAAGAAGcatatttgtgtgtgtgttttaattatatactagattctgacccgcgtTAAAACGcggattatgtttttttgttgtttgatttataaaaccggtaaattaaattattatgaaTATTAAATTGTTAGATTAAATGTTTTGTTGCTTGGACCTGTGTTACTAATGTAGGAGCAATCATATCTGATTTTATTACTTATGTTGTAATCATTGAAAAACAATTGAAGATAATTTGTGTGTATATCATGTGAAGATAAATTATGTGTACATTAATTAGTTCGAATATACAGATTCTAATTTGAAGAaggtaaatatatttacattaagtttttgaaaaaaaaaattatctgttAAACGGTAAaagtgatttatatttatactaaaaagctaaaaaaaattaaaaatatgaaaaattctCGAGAAAGGAGGAGATGTTTAAATTTTCccattaaaaatgatatattctTTGAAATTTATAACCTCGTAGTCTTTTTTTGTTATGAATGATCTTAATATGACTGGGagttaaatcaaataaatgctACCAAAGGCAAACCACAAATCTATTCAATGAAATATAGAGGCTTGGCAGAAAACCCGAATCCGATAAATCAAAACGAATCCGGTCCACAAAAATAATCACGAATCTGAACCAAAACTGgttaaagattcaaacttggtATAAAATTAGAATCAAACTCCGGTCTGAACCGAAATATCTCGAATATCCGAATCGATCAGAATCAGATTttaatacttaaatatattaattattttcagaattatatccaaaaaatattttaaatatataatatattatgaaattgtccaaaatacttgataaaaatagtcaaaattaaatatataaaataggtAAAAAATACCAAAAGTATTTAGaatatctattaatttttcatccaaatattcaatcTAAACTAATTGTTGTGTTAAGGTTAGGTAATTTGgcatacattatttaaatttatttgttatatattattttcttagattttgagaaattttttaaaaatatttaaattttaaaatttcaaaataatttaaataggttttaCGAATCCGCAAAGATCCAGAGCCGAAATTTATAATTACTCTGATGAGGCTGAAATCTTTCATCCAAAAATGTGAAACTCGAA from Raphanus sativus cultivar WK10039 unplaced genomic scaffold, ASM80110v3 Scaffold4869, whole genome shotgun sequence carries:
- the LOC130507584 gene encoding UPF0481 protein At3g47200-like, which produces MVAVFYKDMLSWYLLTLKIREKLETENQGSEPVNQDQSLRPLQVTRSDQDQNNHNHEQTLSETGKIEVTKESPRETRDDWVISITDKLEQANRDDDTTIWGKLCIYRVPYYLQENDNQSYFPQTVSLGPYHHGKKRLRSMDRHKWRAVNRILKRTNQSIKIYIDAMSELEEKARACYEGPLGLSSNEFVEMLVLDGCFVLELFRGAVEGFTELGYARNDPVFAMRGSMHSIQRDMIMLENQLPLFILNRLLELQLGTKSQTGLVAQLAVRFFDPLMPTDEPMTKTDQSKLENYLAGDKAFDPFADMGELHCLDVFRRSLLRSSPKPEPRLSRRRWSRNTRVADKRRQQLIHCVTELKEAGIKFRRRKTDRFWDIQFNNGYLEIPRLLIHDGTKSLFLNLIAFEQCHIDSSNDITSYIIFMDNLIDSHADVSYLHYCGIIEHWLGSDAEVANLFNRLCEEVVFDTEDSYLSRLSAEVNRYYNQKWNAWRAALKHKYFNNPWAVVSFCAAVILLVLTLCQSFYAVYAYYKPPS